The following are encoded in a window of Ranitomeya variabilis isolate aRanVar5 chromosome 6, aRanVar5.hap1, whole genome shotgun sequence genomic DNA:
- the LOC143781258 gene encoding uncharacterized protein LOC143781258, whose translation MMEMDGDPSFLSGFAYKMLSNNADHMEVKVELDVNCKEEVPWADDERQSTAPVELNAPFYCLVCGKVFGQRHNLIKHQRIHTGERPYCCGQCGKSFIQKQHLTKHQRLHTGERPYVCLVCGRSFSLKHNLTTHGRIHTGEKPYPCTECGKSFSRRENLRAHQRCHVKKATGGKMIQSKEQVNPVSPSCQLLAIVTIPKAQANPGKNPPVKISSSGRTVNPRPFICPQCGKRFFNKQTFINHYRIHTGQRPHTCPECGRSFIQKQHLTKHIRTHTGEKPYTCSECGRSFSMKHNLCTHMKTHTGEKPYSCSGCGKKFTRRSTYQAHLRIHCKSKPEESPSGAFHSVEDMIFTPKGVYIVEVLEQHMMEQMILHPPETPITCGQCGKDCSHIGEIPVCSTDCGTSFNQTGILTVHPDDPAGKVTTTTSEEEKPQTSGGLHSNDEPHAGDAHFSCHWCGQIFGQREDLEQHEPLHSGEKIHTCDQCGKTFFQKNLLVKHETTHAGDRLSLCNPPSKSLRRPLPTVQQLSATANKPFSCTKCEKRFSHQETLILHQRSHQRHSIPMTVAPDQKCLGSSLKREHSEGQGRAFPCSVCSKSFNQKHTLINHLRIHSGERPYPCPTCGKSFIQKQHLTKHVRLHTGERPYSCQECGRSFSLKHNLTTHQRIHTGERPYACNQCGKRFNRRGILLSHGRIHLQEAAQSSQNSEDLTLPPDKNTM comes from the coding sequence ATGATGGAGATGGATGGAGACCCCTCATTTCTGAGTGGATTTGCATACAAAATGTTATCAAACAATGCTGATCACATGGAGGTGAAAGTAGAGCTTGACGTGAATTGTAAAGAAGAGGTTCCCTGGGCCGATGACGAGCGTCAGAGCACAGCTCCTGTAGAACTGAATGCACCATTTTACTGCCTGGTGTGTGGGAAAGTTTTTGGACAGAGGCACAATCTCATCAAGCATCAGCGTATCCATACTGGAGAGCGTCCGTACTGTTGTGGCCAGTGCGGGAAGAGCTTCATCCAAAAACAGCACCTGACCAAACACCAGAGGCTGCACACTGGAGAGCGGCCATATGTCTGCCTGGTTTGTGGCCGCAGCTTTAGTCTAAAACATAACCTAACAACCCAtgggagaattcacacaggagagaaaccgtaTCCCTGTACCGAATGTGGCAAGAGCTTCAGCCGCCGGGAAAATCTACGGGCTCATCAGAGATGCCATGTAAAAAAAGCAactggtggcaaaatgatccagtcaAAAGAGCAGGTGAATCCAGTCAGTCCATCCTGCCAGCTGTTGGCCATAGTCACAATACCCAAAGCGCAAGCAAACCCTGGGAAGAATCCCCCTGTTAAGATCTCCAGCAGTGGGCGGACAGTGAATCCCAGACCCTTCATATGTCCTCAATGTGGAAAGCGATTCTTCAACAAACAAActttcatcaatcactacaggaTTCACACTGGTCAGAGGCCACACACCTGCCCTGAGTGTGGGCGCAGTTTCATTCAAAAACAGCACCTGACAAAGCACATCCgcacacacacaggggagaagccctacACCTGCAGCGAGTGTGGCAGGAGCTTCAGTATGAAGCACAATCTGTGCACACACATGAAGACTCACACTGGAGAGAAACCGTACAGCTGCTCTGGCTGTGGAAAGAAATTCACACGGAGGAGCACCTACCAAGCACATCTAAGAATTCACTGCAAATCCAAACCAGAAGAAAGTCCCTCAGGAGCGTTCCACTCTGTGGAGGATATGATATTTACACCTAAAGGAGTGTACATTGTGGAGGTGCTGGAGCAACATATGATGGAGCAGATGATCCTGCACCCACCAGAGACACCCATTACCTGTGGCCAGTGTGGGAAGGACTGTAGTCATATTGGTGAGATACCTGTTTGCTCTACTGACTGTGGAACAAGCTTTAACCAAACTGGCATCCTAACCGTGCACCCAGACGATCCTGCAGGCAAGGTGACCACTACAACTTCAGAAGAGGAGAAACCACAGACATCAGGAGGCCTGCATAGCAATGACGAACCCCATGCTGGGGATGCACACTTCTCCTGTCACTGGTGTGGGCAGATATTTGGCCAGAGAGAAGATCTTGAGCAACATGAGCCTCTTCACAGTGGTGAGAAAATACACACTTGTGACCAGTGTGGGAAAACTTTTTTTCAGAAGAACCTGTTGGTGAAGCATGAGACGACACATGCTGGAGACAGATTATCCTTATGTAATCCTCCAAGTAAGAGCCTCAGACGTCCACTGCCCACAGTCCAACAACTGTCAGCCACAGCCAACAAGCCTTTCTCATGCACCAAGTGTGAGAAACGTTTCAGCCACCAGGAGACTCTGATCTTGCATCAGAGAAGCCACCAGAGACATTCCATCCCCATGACTGTAGCACCAGATCAGAAGTGCTTGGGAAGTAGCCTAAAACGCGAACACAGTGAAGGTCAGGGACGAGCATTCCCATGTTCTGTCTGTAGCAAGTCCTTCAACCAAAAACATACCCTCATTAACCATCTGAGGATCCACTCAGGTGAAAGGCCATACCCCTGCCCCACTTGTGGCAAGAGCTTCATTCAGAAGCAGCACCTCACAAAGCATGTACGTCTCCACACGGGCGAGAGACCGTACTCCTGCCAGGAGTGCGGGAGGAGCTTCAGTCTAAAACACAACCTGACCACCCACCAGCGGATTCACACCGGAGAGCGCCCTTACGCCTGCAACCAGTGCGGCAAGAGGTTCAACCGCAGGGGCATTTTACTCAGTCATGGAAGGATCCACCTCCAAGAGGCAGCACAGTCTTCACAAAATTCAGAGGACCTTACCCTGCCGCCAGACAAAAACACAATGTAA